The genomic stretch atggatctttctatagctatagcttttgtatgtactcaatatcaatttataacgtttcatgcataatatactacttagttatgtatggggtgttacaaactaTATACTATAAAAATGATTAATACGTTAATTATAgttaaataatttgattaataatatattaatacatTAATTATTAACTATAAATATTAATACGTTAATTTCAAATTAACTATAAATATTAATACATTAATTAtagataaataatttttatattatatattaatacggtaattattaaatataaatattaatagttttaaattagttaataatattaatactgaAATATTATTAACTATAATTAACAACAtactataaaaatattaatattattacctaatttaaaattattaactatATACTATACTATAACAATAATTAAATGTATTTATGTATCAAAGAGAAATATCTAGTGTAGTGGAAAGGGTGTTGAAGTTTTATTGTGAAGGGAGTGGGTTCAATAACACAATTTATTACCTCGTGCTTAACACGTTATAATCAGAAATGTATCCATAGCAAGGCATACGCGGAACAGTCATTCTTCTGTTACCTGAGCCAATTCTTTCTGTAAAGAGATACAAGACTTAAGAACTACAAAGAGTAAATTCTATTCCGAAGAAATGAGTAGAGTAAACCCAATGGTAAGGATAAATTACCTTTATTAAATTATTACTCATAAAATTAATTCATTTATTGTATGCTACACAATAACTTTAATACTAGTATTATGTATAAAAGTGGATAACTTAGCAAACATAGAGTCTTGTGCTGTGCCTAATGGTAATTCTGTACAAATTTCCAACACAACCATGTAACTTTCAAAATATGTTATTGCAAATTATGATTgttgttctggaccggcccaatcatTCTTAATGGGCCAATCCGACCTTCGGCCCAAGGCTTCTTAGACACGCGCATGACAGTCTCTCCCAGTCCACTCCGGGCAAGCACCAAACATAACCGAGCACGAGGGAGCCTCGTGCCCGGTAGCAGTCAGATCGCGCGTCGTCTAGATACACACCTTGCAAAGCGGAGTCAATTCCGCTTAGGACTATCCTATAAATAGCCTTCTAAcctcagagggcaaggtaatcttttcttacccccTAAATCTcttactttgttgtaccttgtggatcacatacttactttggcatcggagtgccttgcaggttgtcataccccaaaatttgccctcctgatgTTTACTTCTACTGGCTGAAActttgcattcatatgcatttttCCATTGAGACATTAACATATCTTTGCATTCATTCAAAAaagtatatgtgttcatcatgcACATTTTTAGGTCTTAAGTTGCAAACTTTCTTATTTTGGTAAATGTACAATCTCAGTCCATTTAATGGATCTGTTTTGGATTAAATGATAAATCTATAATGTCATTTTGAGCACTATTGTTGAATTCTTAGCTATAATGTCACCAATTTAGTGCAAACTATGTCCACATTTCAAACAGACTTTATAATTTAAAGCTTATTTTAGCACGAAGAACATAAACAAGAATTCATTAAGCATAACAAAATCTTATTATAACACAATCTCACATAGAAAAATCTTACACAATAACAGAGTTACTACATTGCCAATGACACAATGATTACATTACTGATGTTTTTCAACAATTACAATTGCATAGTAGGTAAACATTAATCAGAAGAGAAACCAACAAAAGCATCAACTTCATTTTTCCAGTCCATGCCTCTGATTTCAACTTCCTTTGCAgcttcatgttcttcttcttgGAAGTTTTATACAACTCTCTCATCAATTCAACAGTCTCCAATTCCTTTAGCTTGTTGACACCTACCGTTTCGACACCGACACCGTCGTCTTCAGCCAGATCATCGTCCCATATAAATAAATCGCAGGTATCTCCACTCTGCCAAAATGGACACCTCCAGAAGAGCCTACCTTTGTTTCGGCCGTTCTTGCAAATGTATGAAATCATTCGTGCTTCACATCCACACTTCCTTCCTCGTCTGCCGCGAATATAAGACGACCCAGTGTTCATGGGATTTGAAGTCGAGGTTCTGGAATAAGACATCAGTGAATATTGAGCGAAGAAGACGAATGTTATTTTGTATGACTTTGATTTTCTGGAGAAGAAGAAAGCAAGGATAAACTAGGAACCCTAGCACAGGCAAATGGTAACGAATTTAGGGAAGAAGAAAGCAATATCGTTTATGGCAAAGGGCTATGAACATTTATGCTGGTAATTTGATTACACATTTAGAAAATGAAGCTGAcggtttaattaaaaaaaatgccaAGTCATTATCCACATAAGCGTCTGTTAATGGGGATTGACGGCAGGGATGCATAATAGGGATGGAAAATATTAGAGGGGCCATTATTTGAACCAAAACATTAGAGGGGCGAAAACCATATTTTGGGATATTTACAGGGacctaaaacatatttaacccattaCACTATTTAATCTGTGATGAAATCATATAGTGAATATAAAAACTTAAACCCTAGTTCCGAAAAACACATTATAAATTTGGAATTCAGAATACTTGATTATTTTAAAAGCCAAAGTGTGCATGCTTTATATAACTGAGGGATCAAATAGTCATATTTCACTATAAAAGTCCTCGTCAAACAGATTTTAACCTAATCCTTACTTATATGAAGTCGCCCCAAACTCGcatgcatcattctttgggatggattgcaagaaaAAAAACTTCAATGTTCTTCTATTTGGAACAAAACATTTTTTCTACCCTTACAATATATCTCACataatgatgttgatgttgttattgttgtatttttgctcatttgatagattgcaagtgcaaAAAATCAATCTTGTTTTAAAGATTTATTGTACATTTCCTCTCTTCAAACAAACAAACTgctaaaaatggtgaatttgaatACAAAGTTCTGACATTCAAGCATCATTCTTTTAGAAGTTGGAACTTAAACAGAGAAGGGAGCTTCAACTTACACAAAGAATGGAGCTtaacctttaaaaaaaattattgtaaacaatttatcttaatattctatttaaacaatgtaatatttaaaaaaggAATTATTCACCTCCCTTTTAATCTAAAACCGAGGTGATAGTTTAAAGGAGATGATAATTTATCTCTGTTTTATAGTTAAATCGAggggtataataataataataataataataataatcatattttactataaaaacactCATTAAACATATTTTACCCTAATTGCTTAGAATATGAAGCCACCCCAAAGAGACCACCTGCTTTATAAAAAGCAGAAAATGTAGAAGAGTTAACATGATTCACCCAAGAAAATGGAGTATCCTTCTAAGAATTATGAACACTTTTCTGTGCTTTTTTTCTCATAAGCACTAACTTTAAAATTGCAGGAAAACGAAATGCTAAAGAAAAAGGTAACCAGCTAAACTTGAAAAGAAACACTTAAAGAAAAAAGACACTTATTCTTGTAAAGAAGATTATATTCTAGCATGCGAAAAAGCTTCACAAAACACGTCCAATCACTCACACGCAGATGGAGGCCTTTCCGGAAATGTTCCAGGCTACTGTTAATCACTTGTTGTCCGTCACGGATGCAGGGTCGTACACGGTGGAAGGCTGGAAGTGGGATGTTCTGAATATGTTTTTAAATAACAGTGTTGTCCCAAATTTTCAGGTGCATGAATTGAATTCAGTGATGCAGCAGAGGTGCTTGTATCAAGGCGTAGCAGATACTTTCGGCTGGAGATTGAATATGGACGGTGTGTTTTCCGTTAAGTCGTGCTACAACAGATTCAAAATCAAACTCCATGTGTCTCCCCTTCAATCGGCCTTGGTTAGAGCCATGAAAAGCTTGTGGAAGGTAAAAGccccaaaaaaaaattgttttttggtTGGCACTTTTTGCATAACAGAATAGCCACTAAACATCAATTGTTCAAGAGGGGAATTTTGGTGGAGCATAGTGACTTACTTTGTGTTATGTGTATGACGGAGGTCGAATCTTTATCGCATTTATTTGGTGATTGCGAGGTTACCTCGCAAATTTGGAAGAGGGTGTTTGAGTGGATTGGTCTCTTTTCGGTGATGTCTATTGAGGAGTGTGTTGATTTCTTCTATTTTTGCGATAAAGTTAAGTGTTTGTCTAAGAGAACCATCGCAGAGGTGATTTGGCTAGCCACAGTTTGGTGCTTATGGCTTAAGCGTAATGCTATTATATTCAAGAAGGAGAGTTTTAGCTTCACCGAGTGTATGTCTGAGATAGTTCTATTTTCTTGGAATTGACTTTTGTCTTCTTATAAGTTAGAGGAGTTTTGTAATTTTCATTCTTGAAATATCCTGCCGctcatttgttttgagtaatagAAGTTTTCCGTTTGTTTTTTGGACGGGATAAATCTTATACTCCCTTGATTTTAATTCCACtgcctattaaaaaaatcacTCAGACGCAACACTAAAAAATTTTGGTTCCCAATAGTTGTATAGATCATACCTCTGAAGAGACCTTATGGTTCATTAAATACACGAAAAAAtgaattgtttaattttaaattcatcCCCAAAACTATTAAGTTAATGTCATTATAGTCCTAACAAATAAGAACATTTGATTAaaattctatattttttaaaatcattttaaaatgatcataatattCTAGGCTAGATTCACATACTTACATTTTCAATAACAAATTTACTATTAAAAACATTCTTGTCCTGCATATAAAATACTGATAAAATCCCAAGAGTTTATAAAAAAAGTCAAATCtccttttataaattaattttataaagttGAATTAGCTTAATATAAAAATTGAATATGTGAGAAACATGGATCTTGGGATAGTGGTGCCAACTGCAGAGTGTCTTTCATATTTTATTGCCCATTAGATTAATCTAAAGCTTCGTAATGTGCCATGTGGCTTTGTTAATTTTCTACAAACTGAAATCAAAAGAAAGAGACACTTGCACTTGCACACCATATTTCATCCACTATGACCAAAACAAGTCATTCAAGTTTGGtgaaaatgagaaaataaatcttgTATTAGGAATAACCAATCAGAAGAAGTAATATAAACAACCAAGTCATTTCAGAAAAATCCTAACCATTTTTGAGTCCTTTcacattttgaatttcttttattaGATTCTCATCTTCCATTGTGTATTTGGAGTGTGAGAataattgttcaatcaaatcaaatatgcagaaaatgagAGATATGGTGCACAGCACTACACACTTCACATAAGAGTCAACAATTCTAGGATCAATGGCATGGTTTCATGATAGCTTTGGCTTGTTAATGGCGACACGAAGGAGAAAGAAGATGGAAATATTTTTCTGCTTTTgaccaaaaatatataaattaacgaGTTTCATTTTTCATAGAAAAAAGAAATCCCACAATCTGAAACCTTAGATTAATTTGATGGTCTAAAAGTCAGACCTAGAACTAAAATGCCAAACGAAAGACTGAAAGAAGAAGGATTcagaaaaaaaatacatattaaattaaacaaaaaacatgGAATCTTGGACATTCTCTTTTAATTTTGGAAGTTGTGGGACTGGAGAGGCGTTTATTCCACCGGGAATGGATGCTGTTTCAGATCTATCATCACACTTCATAAACTGTCCAACTTGTGAGGCAGCCAAGTGAGCATAGCTGATTGGAGCAACTGCGCATACAAGACTTTACTAATCAGAAcctataatttaaatataaactaaataatacataaataaataaataaataaataaaactccgATTAAACTTACCAACAGATATTGCAGTGGTGCTCCTCTGGTAGCTGTAGTcataaaacaaataatatcataagataaatttgattgattattAGAATGTCAAAAACAAAAAACGGATATGTTGTTCACTTACACATAAGAAAGTGAGTGCACCAGATCCTGTAGATCATTTGTAGAAAAGCCTATCTCATCCAACAGAATATGATAATGAGTTGGCCTACTAGTAGTCCCCTGAGAACAAATTTTGAAAGCAAGCATAAATCCAGGACATTTCATTCACCCAAACGATAATGACACAATACAATCGTTAACGGAGGTCAAAATTAAAGTCTTCTATGtaccaaattataaaaaataatgtaaACCAGGCTAGGAAAAGAATTAGAGTAAAGAACATGCACAACTAAAAGAAACACTATGGTATTGGTGACAATCATGCAACTTCAAAATCAACATAAATGATCAATCAAAAAAAGTTGGAGGTACTCACAATCATTCCTGCATGAGCACACATATAGAAGTCATAATTCTTTGGATGACAAATTTGGTTGTCCACAACAGTCcctgaaaaaaatcaaaaagaggTTGTCAGACAACTATACATATAGTATAAAATAATGAAACCATGACAAGTTTCAGAACAAACAGCTTACCAGCCGGCACATTGTCTGAAGATCCAGGATTGAAGAATTTTGCGTAACTTGTTTTTTGGGAAATGATAAGTGTAAACTTGGGGTTCCAAGTCTCATCAAGAAATTCACAGGCctaaaatttaaaagataattaAGATCATTCAAAGGAAATACAACTCATATTTAAGCATATATTTGATCAATTCAAGCACCTTAATTATTTCGCCAAGTTCAatgttcaagacttgattgaactGCGACTCACGGACACCATCCCTAcattaaacaacaaaaagaatTCGAGTTCAGTAGAACACAACAGAAAGGTGGGAAAACGACatcaaaagcaataaaacacACATGTAAAAACAATAAACCAACAATAACAAATTATCTTGGCATGAAAACATAAAAGTACCATGAAAATAGTTGTAACTAAAATTGAAGAAAGTTTTAATGGTAGAGCAAGTTAACCTGAATATGATGATATTTTCCGGTTTTCTTCCTCCGGAACTTGTATAGAAATCATTTAAGAGTTCCCTGCACATCATAAAACCAAATCTCAATAAACACAACCATCATCTGAACAGAATTCATGAGAGGAGTTATGCTgtacaacaaaaataaattttagtataCAATTAGGTTTTTATTCTTGCTGGAAATATCTCTGTATGCAGTGATAGAGTCAAAACACAATTCACCTTATAATTCCTTCATCGTCCTTCGTACCAGGCACTGGCTTGAACAAATTGTCAATCATTTTAACCTTAGAACCCTGGGTTCGGACACATGCCCTATATTTAGATATTAGTGGCCATTGTCTCGAGCCTACGACCTACATAATTAGGTATTGGAgcaggaaaaataaataaataaaatagataacGTTAAAATTTAGATTGAAAATATGAAggaatgaaaaataatttttagagtGGACACAATAAAAAAACTTTTATTACCGCAACAATAGATGGAATGTCGGAATGACCATGTGAACCATGAGAAACAATCATGCCCAAAATTAGAGTAGGAGCTTTAGATACAATTGGGATGGATGAAGAATGTTCAACCCCTAAAAGAGAATTCATCCCACCAAGCTACAAAGGAATAAAAACATTCAATGGTTGGACGAAAGGACATGGCTAATGACAAgtttcaaaagaaatcaatgcAAAAATAAATATACCTTAGCGTTGATCTTCATTAAAACATTGGTCAGGTATTGGTCGTTTAAGCTAGAGGAGGGCACTATGCACTGAGTAACAATTCCAAATTCAACAAGACTCTTCTTCTTCCATGGACCTTCAAATGTCAGAATTATCTTTTGTTAAGAACATTTAacaattgatttaaattaatAAGTTAAGAGAGAAATTTAATAATTACTTTAAATTAATAAGTAAATGAAAGGTGGAAATATCTAAAAGAACCAACCATAAAGTTCACAGATCTTTCTCTCGGGAAGTAGACAGAGGAGAAATTGAGGCGAATCAGCATGTTTGGACAGAACATGCTCAAACATTTTCTCAACACGTAAGACAGGTGATGAACACCTAAACTGGCCTTGCTCTTCATACACATCAAAAGGATGTTCAACTTGCTGCCAATAGTAAACAAGAAAGAATGAGTTACGTACTCTTTTTAAGAATGTcaggaagtttttttttttttttaactgaaGTTTGATATTAAAAACAAAGATTACTACAAAAACAATATGGGGACATCAACCAATACCCTATCACGAAGAAACTAATCTAAAGAATGGCATCCCTAGCCTATTGTTTACAAAATCAACTCTTAGACTAATCGGGATGGAATCAAAAACAGAAAAATCATTAAGATTAAGCCCTATGTTAGCAAGTGTGTCAGGAAGTATGTTGTAATAGAACTTACAATTCCTTTCATCCGTCCACATTTAATCAGATCACTGACAAGTCCTTGCACATCGCAAGGAGTAGAAAAGTTCACCACAGCCCACTTTACAATTTTTACAGGTTCCACAAATTTCTGAGAACATTATTGAATCATTAGAGGAAAATGTTTAGgaatatatcaaaataataaaaaatagagcTGAGTTTTACTTGAATACCTTGTTATTCAAATTCCATTTCCCGTTTCTCGGATTGAAATCTTCCCCATTTCCGAACTTcagctgaaaaataaatatagaACAGATTTTATACAACtgtataaaataaaagataacaaATCAAGTGCCATCACTAATAGCAAGTCATCTCTCAATTAAATGGAATTTCATTATTCCAAAAGTAAAACAATGGTTTACTCTAAAACAAGTAAAACAATATATCTAAAAATAAGAGAAGATGCATTTAGCTGGTAGATGTTCACTACGGAGAAAACAATAAAACAATAGATTGCACAACAAGGAACAAAAGTAAATACACATTTTCGTGATAACATAAGATAAAATATATATACCCTCGGTGCCTCCAAAACCCTTCCATCCACTTGTGTGAACCCAGAAGTTATAGAAATGCCACAGTTCCTTAGCATGGGTTCAGAATCATAGTTACTGGATTTCAGTGCCTGTAAATCAACAAATATCACACAGTTTAGAGACATTCACATGACAACCAATTGCCCAATATATACCAATTGCCCAATATATAGTAATGAGACTTACATCGGACAAAACCCTCATCCGTTCTTGAGGCTTCTGCCTCGACATCTCAATAAGAGAAGACCGTTGGAGAGGGGATATGGATTTTGTGTACCGTTGAAGGGAGATCAAATCACAAAGCTAAGTAAAAGAGAAAGGGTAGAGAGTCAACAAATAGTGAGGAAAAATCTTAAATCATTTGAGTttcaggaaaaaaaaaaaaagtgacaaGAGTATCAAATTTATTGATTCAATACCAGTAGAAACATGAATGCATGATTATTGAGAAAAATGAATGGTTATTGTTAGAATATGAATTtttagaaaatgagatttcattattgtaatataaatatttataaagtgaCTTATTAGAATGTGTTAAGTCAGAATTATCTAAGTGATTAGAAATGAGCTACAGGGAGATTAGCATAGGCAATGTACTTTAACTAATAGGCAATATATATCACCAGATCTACCTCAATTGGGACATAAGTAGGTCGTTTGGGCTTCCCAATATTAATACATGGAAGATCAGCTGAGTACCCCAGGGTAATATTCCGCCGGTTTAcgaaataatcatatacactgatcTTCTCGGAGTCATCTTCTCCGTCCcct from Vicia villosa cultivar HV-30 ecotype Madison, WI linkage group LG4, Vvil1.0, whole genome shotgun sequence encodes the following:
- the LOC131600150 gene encoding protein argonaute 4-like, which codes for MDSHQNCLPITLKGPNRVPMVRRELGSNGTKLSLLTNHFEVNVGNTDGYFIQYSVALFYEDGCPVEGKGSGRKILDRVQATYNSELNGKDLVYDGEKTLFTTGSLAQNKLEFTVDLEDVTSNRNNGNLSPKVSGSPNEADRKRVQKSFRYKKYKVEISLASKIPLQAIANALKGNETENNREAIRMLDIILRQHAAKQGCLLVRQNFFHNDANNFTDVGGGVLGARGLHSSFRTTQSGLSLNIDASTTMILRPGPVVDFLMANQNASDPLSVDWPKAKRTLKNLRVKTKPSNREYKITGLSDLSCKEQMFTLKKKRGDGEDDSEKISVYDYFVNRRNITLGYSADLPCINIGKPKRPTYVPIELCDLISLQRYTKSISPLQRSSLIEMSRQKPQERMRVLSDALKSSNYDSEPMLRNCGISITSGFTQVDGRVLEAPRLKFGNGEDFNPRNGKWNLNNKKFVEPVKIVKWAVVNFSTPCDVQGLVSDLIKCGRMKGIQVEHPFDVYEEQGQFRCSSPVLRVEKMFEHVLSKHADSPQFLLCLLPERKICELYGPWKKKSLVEFGIVTQCIVPSSSLNDQYLTNVLMKINAKLGGMNSLLGVEHSSSIPIVSKAPTLILGMIVSHGSHGHSDIPSIVAVVGSRQWPLISKYRACVRTQGSKVKMIDNLFKPVPGTKDDEGIIRELLNDFYTSSGGRKPENIIIFRDGVRESQFNQVLNIELGEIIKACEFLDETWNPKFTLIISQKTSYAKFFNPGSSDNVPAGTVVDNQICHPKNYDFYMCAHAGMIGTTSRPTHYHILLDEIGFSTNDLQDLVHSLSYVYQRSTTAISVVAPISYAHLAASQVGQFMKCDDRSETASIPGGINASPVPQLPKLKENVQDSMFFV